From Salmo salar chromosome ssa21, Ssal_v3.1, whole genome shotgun sequence:
TCATCAATTGAATATGCAGGAAACACAGAGCTGTAATGTTCACATCATTCCCCCTCAGATTCCCTCTGTCTCTACTCATCTCCCAGGCCAGCTAAGCCAGCTGGGATACCCGTATGAGATGGCGACCTTCAGCAGTTACCTACCTGTAGTACACCTTTATATCACTGTTATATGAATGACTGGACCTGTATAATCTACCTAGTAGTACTCATGTATAACACTGCTATATGAATGACTGGACCTGTATAATCTACCTAGTAGTACTCATGTATAACACTGCTATATGAACGATTATAAGTATGCTTTTACCTGTAGTACATTGTAACCTTTTCTCCCCGTGGAAGCTTAATGAAAACTTTCCTCTGTTGATTTCTGTTGTATGAATGAGTGTACCTGTAGAATGTAGCTAGAATAAAGGCCAGCAGGCAGCAGCTGCAGTATCACCTCTAGTAGACCTGTACCCCCCTTACCGGTAGGACTATACTTATAAATACTGGTTTCCCTGTAGTTACGGGGGTTCCTCActccctgtatgtgtgtgtgagatgacCAACAGCAGCATGAGGGGTGTGTGACTATACGtgtctgtgtgtacctgtagtaaTGTGTGCTCATTTCTCCCGGTGGGTATGTGCGTGAGGACTTTCAGCAGTTacagcagctgcagcagcagaACCTGACCATGCCCCAGTTTGTCCTGGTTCAACCTGGCCACCACATCGCCACCCAGCTGCAGCCTGGCCAGTTCATCATCTCACAGACGCCGCAGGGCCAGCAGAGTATGTACACAACGCAGAGTATgtactacacacactcacacacacagatgcacacacacacacacacacatggacacaggcacgcacacacgcgtgcacaaacatacacactcgCCCTTCCTCGCTCTCACCCTCCTTTCGTACCTGTTAAATGATCTCCATAATTCTCTCAACAGGTTTCCTGCAAGCCCAGAATCTTCTAACTCAACTACCTCAAAGCCAAGCCAACCTCCTGCAGACTCAGCCAAGCATCAACCTTGCCTCACAGGTCAGACACTACAACTATCACTACCATGTTTAGTTTGTCATTTCCTTTCAGCCCTAACCCCATACTTCCGTCCTGTAGCCAGCGACTCCATCCCACACGATAGCAGCCACGCCCATCCAGCCCCTGTCCCACAGTCAGACACCACCCAAACGCCTGGACACACCCAGTCTGGAGGAGCCCAGCGACCTGGAGGAGCTGGAACAGTTCGCTAAGACCTTCAAACAGAGACGCATCAAACTGGGCTTCACAcaggtgggcgtgtgtgtgtgtgtgtggttggggttggggttgtgaGGGAGCTGTATGAaggcgtgtgtacgtgtgtacattttgtgtgtgtgtttgggggtgtTAGCGAGCtgcaggaaggtgtgtgtgtgtttgtgttaacaACAGAGCTCTCCCTAACCCTCTGTCTCCCCCAGGGGGATGTTGGCCTGGCCATGGGCAAGCTGTACGGTAACGACTTCAGCCAGACCACCATCTCCCGCTTCGAGGCCTTGAACCTCAGCTTTAAGAACATGTGCAAGCTGAAGCCACTTCTGGAGAAGTGGCTCAACGATGCAGGTATGTCTCTGAGCTGACCgacagctgtgtgtgtttgtactctATTGTGTACCGTATTATGCACTGCAGAGTACCTGGTCTttacccctgtccctgtcccttgtCGCGGTGCTGTTTGTGCAGAGAATCTGTCGTCTGACCTGGCCCTGTCCAGCCCTTGCGGCCTGGGCTCCCCCGGTCTGGGCATGGAGGGACTCAACCGCCGACGCAAGAAGAGGACCAGCATCGAGACCAACATCCGCGTGGCCTTAGAAAAGAGCTTTCTGGAGGTGAGCGAAATGTTACAGTCTAGATTAGCGCTCACTTGTCTTCACTAACTTACCTCATCAACCAATTTTAGCACTTAAACCATTAGGAAGggaatcaaatgaaatggaaaacACTTCATTCTGCATGTCTGGTAAACTGCCCCATATTGAAAGGAACTGCCCCATACTGAAAGGAACTGCCCCATACTGAAAGGAACTGCCCCATACTGAAAGGAATACCTGGTCTTTTGCCCTCTTCAAGCAGAACCAAAAACCTACCTCTGAGGAGATCACCATAATTGCTGACCAGCTcaacatggagaaggaggtgatcCGGGTGTGGTTCTGTAACCGTCGGCAAAAAGAGAAGAGGATCAATCCCCCCAGCAGCGGACACAGCATCACAGGGACAGGCAGCACCCCCATCAAAACCATCTTCACCCCAACTAGCCCCTTGGTATTGACAAAACACACTGGCATGTacatgtaccacacacacacatacacacacacacacaagtaaagTGTCTTTTTTTCTATTCCATGTTCAAGCCTTTTTTCTTCTCCTTCCCTGGTGCAGGTGGCCAGTACGGCGAGCCTTGTGACCAGTAACACACCAACCACACTCACTTTAAACCCAGTGATGCCTCTCACCAGCACCAGCGTCTCCGGCCTGACCTTGACAGGTACACAGGGACAGGGGAGGGACAGGATCATATTTGAGGAAAGAAATCTCAAATTAGGAATCAGGCATAATTCCCTTCCCGTTTCCCACCTTGTACTTAAAAACTAAACACCACCCTCCGGATTCCGTCTCAGGCACGACGATCGGAGCGACCACAAACACGGCATCCGTCATCTCTACGGCACCCATGGTTACTGCGGTGACCAGCTCCACCTCGCTAAGCTCCTGCCCCACGGCCCTCCAGGTCACGGCGGCGGAGACGGGTGGAACCCAGGAGCACACGGTGGTCACGCAGGCGCCATCGTCCCTAGCAACCAATCTGGGGACAGGTCAGGTGATGGTGGCTGGACCGGGGCTGTCAGCGGCCCTGCAAGGCGCTGCCCAGTTACCCACCAGTTCTAGTTACGCCTCCATGGCTGGGCTTAACCCAGGACTTAACCCAGGACTGATGGCATCCTCGCAGTTCACTCCTGGGTGAGTAGGACGAGAAAGGGTTTCTGAGCAGGATCACAACACACGTCAAACTACATGAAGATATTTCCAGTGCCCATGTATATCTAAAATATGATATAAGCCATGTTGAAACTATTTTGAATAGTCATAGTAGTAATAGTTTTAGTTGAACGCTCATTGCTATGATCATCACAATCTCAGGGATTGAGGGAGGAATGAGGAATTCAGGGTAATTTCTACTGGAatcactgtgtctctgtctgtctgactatacttgtctctgtgtctctgtgtgtaggggggcctTGCTGAGCTTGGCTCCGGGTGGGCTTGGAGGGGCTATAAACCCCGCCATGTTGAGCAACAGCACCCTGGCCACCATCCAAGGTCTATGGAGCGGCAAGTACACCTGTTTaattactctgcatctcacacgtacgcagtgtcttcagaaagtattcacaccccttgactttttccattttgttgttacaaaatTTGTTGTTAAAATTAAATGAATTGTCATTTTTTGCCATTGATCtatacaaaatactctgtcaaagtggaatattttttttaaatatatatatatatttttttttaatggaaaataGAACACTAGTATATTGTGAttatataagtattcaacccccagagtcaatacatgttagaatc
This genomic window contains:
- the pou2f1b gene encoding POU domain, class 2, transcription factor 1 isoform X10 — its product is MADGGAASQDESSGPDSRMSNPSETSKCAMESQSGDGNTGVQTNGLDFQRQAVQATNAITNAHAQALLQQSKSEDSGAIPTSVQQGVLPQAQLMLAGGQIAGLTLSPAQQQMFLQQAQAQLLAAAMQQQSASQQSSTTGASISASAATPITQLPLSQPVQITSQLQQLQQQNLTMPQFVLVQPGHHIATQLQPGQFIISQTPQGQQSMYTTQSFLQAQNLLTQLPQSQANLLQTQPSINLASQPATPSHTIAATPIQPLSHSQTPPKRLDTPSLEEPSDLEELEQFAKTFKQRRIKLGFTQGDVGLAMGKLYGNDFSQTTISRFEALNLSFKNMCKLKPLLEKWLNDAVCAENLSSDLALSSPCGLGSPGLGMEGLNRRRKKRTSIETNIRVALEKSFLEQNQKPTSEEITIIADQLNMEKEVIRVWFCNRRQKEKRINPPSSGHSITGTGSTPIKTIFTPTSPLVASTASLVTSNTPTTLTLNPVMPLTSTSVSGLTLTGTTIGATTNTASVISTAPMVTAVTSSTSLSSCPTALQVTAAETGGTQEHTVVTQAPSSLATNLGTGQVMVAGPGLSAALQGAAQLPTSSSYASMAGLNPGLNPGLMASSQFTPGGALLSLAPGGLGGAINPAMLSNSTLATIQGLWSALASGGTLPITSLDGSGNLLFANTSAGSTPNLVQPLFLNPQNLSLLTSNPVSLVSAGAAGGGALQVTANHQVTTATVPVPVSTITTASKAQ
- the pou2f1b gene encoding POU domain, class 2, transcription factor 1 isoform X13, which codes for MADGGAASQDESSGPDSRMSNPSETSKCAMESQSGDGNTGVQTNGLDFQRQAVQATNAITNAHAQALLQQSKSEDSGAIPTSVQQGVLPQAQLMLAGGQIAGLTLSPAQQQMFLQQAQAQLLAAAMQQQSASQQSSTTGASISASAATPITQLPLSQPVQITSQLQQLQQQNLTMPQFVLVQPGHHIATQLQPGQFIISQTPQGQQSFLQAQNLLTQLPQSQANLLQTQPSINLASQPATPSHTIAATPIQPLSHSQTPPKRLDTPSLEEPSDLEELEQFAKTFKQRRIKLGFTQGDVGLAMGKLYGNDFSQTTISRFEALNLSFKNMCKLKPLLEKWLNDAVCAENLSSDLALSSPCGLGSPGLGMEGLNRRRKKRTSIETNIRVALEKSFLEQNQKPTSEEITIIADQLNMEKEVIRVWFCNRRQKEKRINPPSSGHSITGTGSTPIKTIFTPTSPLVASTASLVTSNTPTTLTLNPVMPLTSTSVSGLTLTGTTIGATTNTASVISTAPMVTAVTSSTSLSSCPTALQVTAAETGGTQEHTVVTQAPSSLATNLGTGQVMVAGPGLSAALQGAAQLPTSSSYASMAGLNPGLNPGLMASSQFTPGGALLSLAPGGLGGAINPAMLSNSTLATIQGLWSALASGGTLPITSLDGSGNLLFANTSAGSTPNLVQPLFLNPQNLSLLTSNPVSLVSAGAAGGGALQVTANHQVTTATVPVPVSTITTASKAQ
- the pou2f1b gene encoding POU domain, class 2, transcription factor 1 isoform X18, whose amino-acid sequence is MADGGAASQDESSGPDSRMSNPSETSKCAMESQSGDGNTGVQTNGLDFQRQAVQATNAITNAHAQALLQQLTLSPAQQQMFLQQAQAQLLAAAMQQQSASQQSSTTGASISASAATPITQLPLSQPVQITSQLQQLQQQNLTMPQFVLVQPGHHIATQLQPGQFIISQTPQGQQSFLQAQNLLTQLPQSQANLLQTQPSINLASQPATPSHTIAATPIQPLSHSQTPPKRLDTPSLEEPSDLEELEQFAKTFKQRRIKLGFTQGDVGLAMGKLYGNDFSQTTISRFEALNLSFKNMCKLKPLLEKWLNDAVCAENLSSDLALSSPCGLGSPGLGMEGLNRRRKKRTSIETNIRVALEKSFLEQNQKPTSEEITIIADQLNMEKEVIRVWFCNRRQKEKRINPPSSGHSITGTGSTPIKTIFTPTSPLVASTASLVTSNTPTTLTLNPVMPLTSTSVSGLTLTGTTIGATTNTASVISTAPMVTAVTSSTSLSSCPTALQVTAAETGGTQEHTVVTQAPSSLATNLGTGQVMVAGPGLSAALQGAAQLPTSSSYASMAGLNPGLNPGLMASSQFTPGGALLSLAPGGLGGAINPAMLSNSTLATIQGLWSALASGGTLPITSLDGSGNLLFANTSAGSTPNLVQPLFLNPQNLSLLTSNPVSLVSAGAAGGGALQVTANHQVTTATVPVPVSTITTASKAQ
- the pou2f1b gene encoding POU domain, class 2, transcription factor 1 isoform X17 yields the protein MADGGAASQDESSGPDSRMSNPSETSKCAMESQSGDGNTGVQTNGLDFQRQAVQATNAITNAHAQALLQQLTLSPAQQQMFLQQAQAQLLAAAMQQQSASQQSSTTGASISASAATPITQLPLSQPVQITSLQQLQQQNLTMPQFVLVQPGHHIATQLQPGQFIISQTPQGQQSMYTTQSFLQAQNLLTQLPQSQANLLQTQPSINLASQPATPSHTIAATPIQPLSHSQTPPKRLDTPSLEEPSDLEELEQFAKTFKQRRIKLGFTQGDVGLAMGKLYGNDFSQTTISRFEALNLSFKNMCKLKPLLEKWLNDAVCAENLSSDLALSSPCGLGSPGLGMEGLNRRRKKRTSIETNIRVALEKSFLEQNQKPTSEEITIIADQLNMEKEVIRVWFCNRRQKEKRINPPSSGHSITGTGSTPIKTIFTPTSPLVASTASLVTSNTPTTLTLNPVMPLTSTSVSGLTLTGTTIGATTNTASVISTAPMVTAVTSSTSLSSCPTALQVTAAETGGTQEHTVVTQAPSSLATNLGTGQVMVAGPGLSAALQGAAQLPTSSSYASMAGLNPGLNPGLMASSQFTPGGALLSLAPGGLGGAINPAMLSNSTLATIQGLWSALASGGTLPITSLDGSGNLLFANTSAGSTPNLVQPLFLNPQNLSLLTSNPVSLVSAGAAGGGALQVTANHQVTTATVPVPVSTITTASKAQ
- the pou2f1b gene encoding POU domain, class 2, transcription factor 1 isoform X11, which produces MADGGAASQDESSGPDSRMSNPSETSKCAMESQSGDGNTGVQTNGLDFQRQAVQATNAITNAHAQALLQQSKSEDSGAIPTSVQQGVLPQAQLMLAGGQIAGLTLSPAQQQMFLQQAQAQLLAAAMQQQSASQQSSTTGASISASAATPITQLPLSQPVQITSLQQLQQQNLTMPQFVLVQPGHHIATQLQPGQFIISQTPQGQQSMYTTQSFLQAQNLLTQLPQSQANLLQTQPSINLASQPATPSHTIAATPIQPLSHSQTPPKRLDTPSLEEPSDLEELEQFAKTFKQRRIKLGFTQGDVGLAMGKLYGNDFSQTTISRFEALNLSFKNMCKLKPLLEKWLNDAVCAENLSSDLALSSPCGLGSPGLGMEGLNRRRKKRTSIETNIRVALEKSFLEQNQKPTSEEITIIADQLNMEKEVIRVWFCNRRQKEKRINPPSSGHSITGTGSTPIKTIFTPTSPLVASTASLVTSNTPTTLTLNPVMPLTSTSVSGLTLTGTTIGATTNTASVISTAPMVTAVTSSTSLSSCPTALQVTAAETGGTQEHTVVTQAPSSLATNLGTGQVMVAGPGLSAALQGAAQLPTSSSYASMAGLNPGLNPGLMASSQFTPGGALLSLAPGGLGGAINPAMLSNSTLATIQGLWSALASGGTLPITSLDGSGNLLFANTSAGSTPNLVQPLFLNPQNLSLLTSNPVSLVSAGAAGGGALQVTANHQVTTATVPVPVSTITTASKAQ